GGACATAAAAGTCAATGACCTAACAGAGAAACTAAacaaatcacaggcacataatttGGACCTGAGGGCTGAAGCTACAAATCTGACGAAGAAGCTACAGAGTGCAGAATCTCAACTAGAGGTGGCCAAAATGGAGTTAGCCCAAGCAGTTCAGCAAACTTCAAACAGTGTATGTCAAGAAGAATTACTCCAAGATAAAGACCGAGAAATTTCAGAGCTAAGGAAACAGGTTTTGGAAACTAGATGTATAAGTGATGGGTTACAAACAGAGCTTTATGATctcaaaatccaaaataaaagactTGTTGCAGATAAAGATGAAGCCAACATAGCTTTAGGTAGAGTTAGAGAACAACTTGAAGAAACCGTTTCCAGTAACAGTGAGGTTTCTAAGGAGAACAGCACATTGCTGGAGGCAATGAAAATGGAGAAAGCCCAGTTGCAGTCTGAATTGAGCCAGGCTGAGAAACGGCTGAATGAAGAGGCAAACAAATATGAGCAAACCATCAAGGAGTTAACAGAGGCTCAAAATTTAGATGCTACGACTTTGCAAAAAGAGCATAACCGTTTAATCAAGTTTATCCAAGAGAAGGATTTTGAGATTGAAGAACTCAAACGCAATATACAGCAGTTGGAAGTCGACCATGAAGAGACCaaagaaatgctgaaatctaGTTTGGAGGGACAGCAGCAGTTGACAGACCTCTTGAAGGAAAAGGAGGCATTTGTTGAAATGCTGAAGACGAAAAGTTTAGAGTTGCagcaagaaattgaaaagaatgtaAAGATTTTCGGAGAATGTGAATCCTTGAAACAAAACCTTGAAGAGAAAGATCGGCAATTAAGTGTGATGAAGGAAGAGAATAACCACCTCAAAGAAGAAATAGATCGACTTGGGGACCAGCAAAGCAGGCCTCAGCCTATTGCTGAACCAAAGACCCTTGATATAATAATAGAACTGGAGACGGAAATAACTGAACTGAACAACAAAAGGAACAGTCTTGAAGATGAAATAAGGCTTCATAAGAAGACTATTGAGGAACAAAAGCAGAATGTTCTACAGCTTCAGCGTTCTATACAGGATCGAGGGGATGAAGCTAAATCCCAGTGTGAGGAAATTAGTTCAACATATGAAAAGTTAATTTCTGAAAAAGATGATGAAATCCGTAACCTTCAGGAAACCATCAATCAGATGAAAATGCAAAGAGAATTTCAGGttgttcccacagatgctccaGTCATTCTCCAAGAGATTAAAGTGCAAACAGTAAAtggagaaaatggaaatgaaaaacatgatttgtctaaagtggagattgatagattaGTTAATGGTATAaaagagaaagaagtggagataAAGGTATTAAGTGAGAAGAATTTGTCTCTGATTAAGCAGTTGgatcagtttaatatttttaaggatGAAGTGGTTAAGCTAACACAAATCATTCAACAGAAGAACATGGAAATCCAAACTCTTAATGCCAGGATGACTTCTGGCACCTATGGGCAGGTTGGTGCAGATGTggcctacttgcagcagcaattgCAGGCTTATGCAATGGAGCGAGAGCAAGTATTGGCAGTGTTAAATGAAAAGACAAGAGAGAATAGTCAACTGAAGACTGAATATCACAGAATGATGGATATTATTGCTGCAAAGGAAGCTGCTCTTTTGAAACTCCAAGAAGAAAATCTGAAAATGGTCAATAAGAGTGAAAATGAGAGTCAGGATATGGTACGGGAAACTATCCAGAACTTGTCTCGAATTATCCGTGAGAAGGACATAGAAATTGATGCTCTTAGTCAGAAGTGCCAAACTCTAGTCACTGTTCTGCAGACTTCTGGAATGGGGTCTAATGGTGAGTCAGGCCTAGTGAGTAGTAATCAGTTTGAAGAACTCTTGCAGGAACGTGACAAGCTAAAACAACAAGTGAAGAAGATGGAGGAGTGGAAGCAGCAGGTGATCACGactgttcaaaacatgcagcaTGAGTCAGCTCAGCTTCAGGATGAGCTCCTTAAGCTTCAGGGTCGATTGTCTACAGATGGAGACTGCAACTCTAGGCTTCAGATAGACTACAATAGCTTAATTCATAGTTACGAGCAAAAGGAAAAGAAGTTGCAGAGTCTAAGCCAGGAGCTTGCAGAGGTCCAGCAAAGCATTGGGCAGCTCAGCAGTACCAAGAATTTGATATTGGACAAGTTGGACAGTGTACCCCCAGAACCACACATGGTTGCAACAAGCACAGGAATGTTGCAGATGAAAATTTCTTCCCATGGATGTTCATCAGTAGAACACTTGAACCAAATAGAAGAATTACAGCAAGAAGTGGaacatttgaataaaatattggaGGGGAAGGAGGCCACAATAATGGCCCTTCAAAATAATGCTCAATTATCTGCTTCTCAGCCAATGAATGCTAACgctgaaaaaaaaatacatgaagaTGTGGCTCTGGAGATAAagcaaatgaaagaaaagaatgaagAATTACAGAGATCATTCAGGGAAAAAGATCTTCTCATCAAATCAAAGAGTGATCAGTTGTCATCAGTGACAGGATGCTTGAGGAACAAGGACAATGAAAATGAAGTTTTAAAGCAGGCGGTCACTAATCTGAAAGAAAGGATTTCGCTTTTGGAAATGGACATCCATAAGGCTCAAGAGGAGAATGACCAAATTATAGCCAAATCAAGAGAAAAGGAAACTGAATTTCGAGCCCTGCAGGAGACTAATATGCAGTTCTCCATGATGTTGAGAGAAAAAGAGTTTGAATCAAATTCCATGAGAGAAAAAGCTTCTGCATTAGAAAAGCTGTTAAAGGAGAAAGAAGAGGTTAGTGTAAAACTCTTTAATTTTTTGCTTTGTAGGTGGAGCAGATTTTAGAAAGAATTTGTAGCATGCTGAGTAAAAACACACTGAAATATTTCCATTCAGAATTGTTAGCATACAATATTTGTAACAAATTGCAAGATTAAATAACTAATGTTTTATTGTGGCTCAGTGTATATTTTCAGTCATGCAAGAACACTCAAATATTAGCCCTCACACCAATGTTTAAGAATGCACTGGTGTTGTCCAAGCTTTTTTATTAATGTTGCTTATTAACTTTCTGTGTCGGTAGTAATTATTTCTGTCTAGTTTTTGGGGTAGCCATGCTGTTGAATGGATGGTAGTACTTGAGAACTGCAAAAATCACTAATCTGGATAATCATTGCCCTCGACACATTGAAAAATTGCTGCCCTATTCCATGATGCCTACTTAATTTGTCCAATTTATGAATGAGAGCAAATCTTTGTGTCAAGGATCTCCCTGATGACCTGTATCACTGTTTTCCAATTGCTCATTAGAAGCTGACGATCCAAAGAGGCACGCAAAAGGATTTCATAGTGCTTTATCCCTTCAGCATTAGTCTATCCTTGAGACCCCTCTCGGAGGCAGCAGGCTAAGCTGATATAAGATTTTGTAAAGCTTCTAAATTGTACAGAGCATAAATTAAGTGTTTGTTGTCTGCCTACACGCACCTCCGTAGTTTTGTGTTTGACATGATCGTGCTACTTCTGTAAATGATATTACTAGTTCAATTAATTACTGCAAATGCAGAGCGAGTATCAGGAAAGCATGTgtcttttttgttgttttcatcTCCAAGGAACTCATTGAAGGGggaaggagaatctagaactttgTTGAAATATTTTAAGAGCACACGTCCTTCATTTcgttactatttaaaaaaaataaattgccaaTTGCAACACTCAACTGCTGTTTTTGAAGTCATTTGCATTTTCCTGCTTGGTGGCTTTGATAATTTAAAAGAATTGTGCACGTACATCCTAGGATGGTTCCATTTCCCCTCGGCCTGAAAGTTACTACTTAGATGTTAGTGTGTTAGAATTCCCTAGATTGAGCAGCTTCAGTGTGGATTTTGATGTAGTTTAAAGCAGACGTCCTCCTTGATCTCCTCCTATACCCACTGGTAATAGCAAAATGGCCCTGGGATCCTTCAAGTGATCACCACAAGTTTGAATAAAATCTTTGTTGTTTCTCAGTTACTATTTCCATGTCAGCAATCAATTGGATGTTTCAAATAGTTAAAGGTGGGGAATATAATGCTTCGAAAGGGTATGTTGTGCCTTCATATTTTTAGGTACCAAAAGAAcaatttaaaatgtgaaaatgttatTCCTAGTAGTATGATTCATTCTAATAGAATAAAGGGCGCAATTCTAGATTTTGTAAAATGGCAAAAATGAGTTTAAAGAAGAAAGCCAAAACTTAATATACAGTAGTTCTGTAGCTAGaacatagttttttaaaaattttatcttCCTGGCTGTGAACTTTGTTTTAGAATTGATCAGTTATTTTTCACAACTTGAAGGGGAAGACTGGTGAGTTAAATCAGCTGCTTAACGAAGTGAAATCAATGCAGGAACAAGCAGGGATGTTTCAGCATGAGAGAGACCAAGTTATGCTGGCCCTCAAACAGAAGCAAATGGAAACCACTGCATTAGTGAATGAGGTAAGATAATATGGTTAAGTTCAAACATTATTGATGTAGTAAGGCAGGTTGAGCATGGCTGAAAGGATGTGACAGTTGTGTGTGAGGAACCAGGGTTTAAatccagtttcaaaataaaatattgcagatgctggaatttggaattataactgaaaatgctagaaagatGCAGCAGATGAGTCATCCCCCTATGGGAAGGGGGAAAGAGaatgttaatattttgggttgtgATAAAAGATTTATCAGCCTCCAACTatggttctgtttctctttccatagatgcttcctcacctgctgagtattttgagcactttctggttttaataTTAAATCTGGCCCCGTTGTGCAAAGTAAATTCCATGCAAGTTTCATAAAGCATTCCCCAAGTAAATGCAGGCCCACAGCACTCTCAATTGCACAGAACTAATGTAGCTGGTACAGGTACCAGCTCTGTGGTATTTGCCATATGGTATTTAGTGCTTGTGTTCTTTTCACCTTTGTGAGCACATTGTTCACTGAGAGTTGGAATTTGAACTGTCTATTCTAATTCTATCTTTTCTATTTGATGTCGGTAGAAAAACAAACTCTTCACATCTGGTACTACATTACTCTCAGCATTCACTCCATCCATGAATAGCACATTGTGGCTTCCATGTGCCCCATCCACAAAGTGCTCAGGTGTTACTTGCCCAGACTGCTCTGACATCCCCTCCGAAATCTGTGATCTCTACCAATGAGAGACCAGCAGGCATGTAGGAACACCACTATCTGCAGACTCCCctccataccatcctgacttatagatatattgctgttccttcatttttttttgctgggtcaaaatcctggagtaTGTGAAGTGCCTTCAACAAAATGATTTCCACAACTCAAGAATGTGGCCTGTTGTTTGTTGATGGGTCGTGATCCAGGGTTAGGGATGAGGAGGTAtcaacaataaatgctgattttgACCActtactgtaaaataaaaaaaagtcttcattcATTCCAGGTATATGTTAGTTGctagcaatgctggcatttattgtccatccccaattattTCTGAACTGAGGAAGAAGTTAAGTCAATAACTTTGGTGGATATGAAGTCACGTATAGCCCATAGGGGTCGGATGGCAGATTTGCTTCTCTGAATCCAGTAGTTTTATGACCACTTTTACTGAGACAAGCTTTTTACTTAAAGTTCTagatattatttaatattttgtatttaagaTTCCCCAGGTGCCACAATGAGATCTGAACTCGTGTCTCTTGATCCATGTCTGGAACTCTGGCTGTTAATTCAATAACTTAACTACTGCATTACCTTAACCCAGTATGCCTAATGGAGCATCATTCTATTAGCATTATAACATGTTTCAAATGCTTTTGGTTAAAACAGACTTGCAATAATGGGGATATAAGTGCCACATTTGTAGAGCCATTTAGAATTTCTTGGCCTAAATCTGTTATCAGTAGGCACTAAAGCTGTTCTAATGTACTGTTTGTGGCACTAAATGTCTTTTCAGGTAAGAGCACTTTCATTGTCCTGGGCTGCTAGTAAGATTGATTATCCTTGACATTTAGTTTCTGAAAGACTTAAAAGAGAATTATAACTGTGCACTAAAGGAAGCTGACACTATCTTGTCAGATGTTGTCACCATGAGGTTTACTTGGGTGAAGAAGAAGGGTC
The window above is part of the Pristis pectinata isolate sPriPec2 chromosome 1, sPriPec2.1.pri, whole genome shotgun sequence genome. Proteins encoded here:
- the trip11 gene encoding thyroid receptor-interacting protein 11 isoform X1 — encoded protein: MSWLGGISSGLGQVGGSLSSLTGQLSSFTKDMLAEGVEEVQDATSELHVSNSKLRDIETAYTAQKSEYERLKKLYADVEEKAAAAELQIKHLSSDYRTQLQQKEVMISHLKAKQIALQDQVQKLQSVARPTQTETSVTTSTAAAAFLSNDVPLTPTFHGDTMDFGDVIWSQQEINRLSKEVSRLEADVVHWKALAQVTKSQGTVSSDQDDVYKLQKTIEEVKQQLSREIDEHQHELSTLQDVHQQKITSLTNRHRDELAEYEERIEELEQQLQDAEKEQKGMNNSHDGKFNGQEDIQELKASLQLLKHEKEELQKEKEGIRQELSNLQNIQRSESDFNSLALEVSELRHNLLTKESELTEVSMQRDTLMTELEELDKQNQEATQHLIRSKDQLAQQRKDSERKITQLQSELEIIMADKASMVQELEAQRGKLSQSAFALNELHMSKQQLDIKVNDLTEKLNKSQAHNLDLRAEATNLTKKLQSAESQLEVAKMELAQAVQQTSNSVCQEELLQDKDREISELRKQVLETRCISDGLQTELYDLKIQNKRLVADKDEANIALGRVREQLEETVSSNSEVSKENSTLLEAMKMEKAQLQSELSQAEKRLNEEANKYEQTIKELTEAQNLDATTLQKEHNRLIKFIQEKDFEIEELKRNIQQLEVDHEETKEMLKSSLEGQQQLTDLLKEKEAFVEMLKTKSLELQQEIEKNVKIFGECESLKQNLEEKDRQLSVMKEENNHLKEEIDRLGDQQSRPQPIAEPKTLDIIIELETEITELNNKRNSLEDEIRLHKKTIEEQKQNVLQLQRSIQDRGDEAKSQCEEISSTYEKLISEKDDEIRNLQETINQMKMQREFQVVPTDAPVILQEIKVQTVNGENGNEKHDLSKVEIDRLVNGIKEKEVEIKVLSEKNLSLIKQLDQFNIFKDEVVKLTQIIQQKNMEIQTLNARMTSGTYGQVGADVAYLQQQLQAYAMEREQVLAVLNEKTRENSQLKTEYHRMMDIIAAKEAALLKLQEENLKMVNKSENESQDMVRETIQNLSRIIREKDIEIDALSQKCQTLVTVLQTSGMGSNGESGLVSSNQFEELLQERDKLKQQVKKMEEWKQQVITTVQNMQHESAQLQDELLKLQGRLSTDGDCNSRLQIDYNSLIHSYEQKEKKLQSLSQELAEVQQSIGQLSSTKNLILDKLDSVPPEPHMVATSTGMLQMKISSHGCSSVEHLNQIEELQQEVEHLNKILEGKEATIMALQNNAQLSASQPMNANAEKKIHEDVALEIKQMKEKNEELQRSFREKDLLIKSKSDQLSSVTGCLRNKDNENEVLKQAVTNLKERISLLEMDIHKAQEENDQIIAKSREKETEFRALQETNMQFSMMLREKEFESNSMREKASALEKLLKEKEEGKTGELNQLLNEVKSMQEQAGMFQHERDQVMLALKQKQMETTALVNELQHMRDKEQRLNQELQRLRNHLIEIEESYTKEALAAEDRETELRRKVTFLEEKLASSSCAVESASHQASLQVESLQEQLQTIAKQRDEAVIQLSASQEQVKQYAMSLTNLQMVIEQFQQEEKAMYAIELEKYQKDTAEWKKKALTLEKAVTELEEHLKEANAALDSASRLTEQLDLKEEQMEDLKKQVVAHKDMLEDAQRKLLNLVNNNEGKIDKVLMRNLFVGYFHTPKSKRNEAMRLMGSVLGLKKEEISQLLDSEYRGVTGWVTSWLGSSRASGTQSVPNTPQRPNQQTVFNNSFSEMFVKFLEIESRPSLPPPKLPVYDIHPLGPTPAASQQTSSFPAHTSGAAGAGPVKKSESSPFLAPRSAAVPLITSAAASSAGSPHLLMKPISSALPTFTPLPVSPDSSAGTVLKDLLKQ
- the trip11 gene encoding thyroid receptor-interacting protein 11 isoform X2, with product MSWLGGISSGLGQVGGSLSSLTGQLSSFTKDMLAEGVEEVQDATSELHVSNSKLRDIETAYTAQKSEYERLKKLYADVEEKAAAAELQIKHLSSDYRTQLQQKEVMISHLKAKQIALQDQVQKLQSVARPTQTETSVTTSTAAAAFLSNDVPLTPTFHGDTMDFGDVIWSQQEINRLSKEVSRLEADVVHWKALAQVTKSQGTVSSDQDDVYKLQKTIEEVKQQLSREIDEHQHELSTLQDVHQQKITSLTNRHRDELAEYEERIEELEQQLQDAEKEQKGMNNSHDGKFNGQEDIQELKASLQLLKHEKEELQKEKHLIRSKDQLAQQRKDSERKITQLQSELEIIMADKASMVQELEAQRGKLSQSAFALNELHMSKQQLDIKVNDLTEKLNKSQAHNLDLRAEATNLTKKLQSAESQLEVAKMELAQAVQQTSNSVCQEELLQDKDREISELRKQVLETRCISDGLQTELYDLKIQNKRLVADKDEANIALGRVREQLEETVSSNSEVSKENSTLLEAMKMEKAQLQSELSQAEKRLNEEANKYEQTIKELTEAQNLDATTLQKEHNRLIKFIQEKDFEIEELKRNIQQLEVDHEETKEMLKSSLEGQQQLTDLLKEKEAFVEMLKTKSLELQQEIEKNVKIFGECESLKQNLEEKDRQLSVMKEENNHLKEEIDRLGDQQSRPQPIAEPKTLDIIIELETEITELNNKRNSLEDEIRLHKKTIEEQKQNVLQLQRSIQDRGDEAKSQCEEISSTYEKLISEKDDEIRNLQETINQMKMQREFQVVPTDAPVILQEIKVQTVNGENGNEKHDLSKVEIDRLVNGIKEKEVEIKVLSEKNLSLIKQLDQFNIFKDEVVKLTQIIQQKNMEIQTLNARMTSGTYGQVGADVAYLQQQLQAYAMEREQVLAVLNEKTRENSQLKTEYHRMMDIIAAKEAALLKLQEENLKMVNKSENESQDMVRETIQNLSRIIREKDIEIDALSQKCQTLVTVLQTSGMGSNGESGLVSSNQFEELLQERDKLKQQVKKMEEWKQQVITTVQNMQHESAQLQDELLKLQGRLSTDGDCNSRLQIDYNSLIHSYEQKEKKLQSLSQELAEVQQSIGQLSSTKNLILDKLDSVPPEPHMVATSTGMLQMKISSHGCSSVEHLNQIEELQQEVEHLNKILEGKEATIMALQNNAQLSASQPMNANAEKKIHEDVALEIKQMKEKNEELQRSFREKDLLIKSKSDQLSSVTGCLRNKDNENEVLKQAVTNLKERISLLEMDIHKAQEENDQIIAKSREKETEFRALQETNMQFSMMLREKEFESNSMREKASALEKLLKEKEEGKTGELNQLLNEVKSMQEQAGMFQHERDQVMLALKQKQMETTALVNELQHMRDKEQRLNQELQRLRNHLIEIEESYTKEALAAEDRETELRRKVTFLEEKLASSSCAVESASHQASLQVESLQEQLQTIAKQRDEAVIQLSASQEQVKQYAMSLTNLQMVIEQFQQEEKAMYAIELEKYQKDTAEWKKKALTLEKAVTELEEHLKEANAALDSASRLTEQLDLKEEQMEDLKKQVVAHKDMLEDAQRKLLNLVNNNEGKIDKVLMRNLFVGYFHTPKSKRNEAMRLMGSVLGLKKEEISQLLDSEYRGVTGWVTSWLGSSRASGTQSVPNTPQRPNQQTVFNNSFSEMFVKFLEIESRPSLPPPKLPVYDIHPLGPTPAASQQTSSFPAHTSGAAGAGPVKKSESSPFLAPRSAAVPLITSAAASSAGSPHLLMKPISSALPTFTPLPVSPDSSAGTVLKDLLKQ
- the trip11 gene encoding thyroid receptor-interacting protein 11 isoform X3 encodes the protein MISHLKAKQIALQDQVQKLQSVARPTQTETSVTTSTAAAAFLSNDVPLTPTFHGDTMDFGDVIWSQQEINRLSKEVSRLEADVVHWKALAQVTKSQGTVSSDQDDVYKLQKTIEEVKQQLSREIDEHQHELSTLQDVHQQKITSLTNRHRDELAEYEERIEELEQQLQDAEKEQKGMNNSHDGKFNGQEDIQELKASLQLLKHEKEELQKEKEGIRQELSNLQNIQRSESDFNSLALEVSELRHNLLTKESELTEVSMQRDTLMTELEELDKQNQEATQHLIRSKDQLAQQRKDSERKITQLQSELEIIMADKASMVQELEAQRGKLSQSAFALNELHMSKQQLDIKVNDLTEKLNKSQAHNLDLRAEATNLTKKLQSAESQLEVAKMELAQAVQQTSNSVCQEELLQDKDREISELRKQVLETRCISDGLQTELYDLKIQNKRLVADKDEANIALGRVREQLEETVSSNSEVSKENSTLLEAMKMEKAQLQSELSQAEKRLNEEANKYEQTIKELTEAQNLDATTLQKEHNRLIKFIQEKDFEIEELKRNIQQLEVDHEETKEMLKSSLEGQQQLTDLLKEKEAFVEMLKTKSLELQQEIEKNVKIFGECESLKQNLEEKDRQLSVMKEENNHLKEEIDRLGDQQSRPQPIAEPKTLDIIIELETEITELNNKRNSLEDEIRLHKKTIEEQKQNVLQLQRSIQDRGDEAKSQCEEISSTYEKLISEKDDEIRNLQETINQMKMQREFQVVPTDAPVILQEIKVQTVNGENGNEKHDLSKVEIDRLVNGIKEKEVEIKVLSEKNLSLIKQLDQFNIFKDEVVKLTQIIQQKNMEIQTLNARMTSGTYGQVGADVAYLQQQLQAYAMEREQVLAVLNEKTRENSQLKTEYHRMMDIIAAKEAALLKLQEENLKMVNKSENESQDMVRETIQNLSRIIREKDIEIDALSQKCQTLVTVLQTSGMGSNGESGLVSSNQFEELLQERDKLKQQVKKMEEWKQQVITTVQNMQHESAQLQDELLKLQGRLSTDGDCNSRLQIDYNSLIHSYEQKEKKLQSLSQELAEVQQSIGQLSSTKNLILDKLDSVPPEPHMVATSTGMLQMKISSHGCSSVEHLNQIEELQQEVEHLNKILEGKEATIMALQNNAQLSASQPMNANAEKKIHEDVALEIKQMKEKNEELQRSFREKDLLIKSKSDQLSSVTGCLRNKDNENEVLKQAVTNLKERISLLEMDIHKAQEENDQIIAKSREKETEFRALQETNMQFSMMLREKEFESNSMREKASALEKLLKEKEEGKTGELNQLLNEVKSMQEQAGMFQHERDQVMLALKQKQMETTALVNELQHMRDKEQRLNQELQRLRNHLIEIEESYTKEALAAEDRETELRRKVTFLEEKLASSSCAVESASHQASLQVESLQEQLQTIAKQRDEAVIQLSASQEQVKQYAMSLTNLQMVIEQFQQEEKAMYAIELEKYQKDTAEWKKKALTLEKAVTELEEHLKEANAALDSASRLTEQLDLKEEQMEDLKKQVVAHKDMLEDAQRKLLNLVNNNEGKIDKVLMRNLFVGYFHTPKSKRNEAMRLMGSVLGLKKEEISQLLDSEYRGVTGWVTSWLGSSRASGTQSVPNTPQRPNQQTVFNNSFSEMFVKFLEIESRPSLPPPKLPVYDIHPLGPTPAASQQTSSFPAHTSGAAGAGPVKKSESSPFLAPRSAAVPLITSAAASSAGSPHLLMKPISSALPTFTPLPVSPDSSAGTVLKDLLKQ